In Coffea eugenioides isolate CCC68of chromosome 4, Ceug_1.0, whole genome shotgun sequence, the genomic stretch TCTCGCTTTGAAGTTTGGCCATACATCGAGACTTTTACTCAGGTAAGACGTgtcattttgttttcattttcaatcCCCTTGAGTGCGTTTCTTACGATATTAAAATCTGTTTTGACAGGATGTTGCGAAAGAAATTTCTGCAGAACTGGGGGCCGCTCCTGATTTGATCATTGGTAATTATAGTGAGGGAAACCTTGTTGCCTCCTTGCTTGCCCACCAGTTTGGTGCTACGCAGGTCCGTGCTTTGTTGCTTGTCACTCTCGTTTGTTGTTCTATTTGCATCAACCTGCTTCAAACGAAATTGGACGTTTACTTTTGTTTGGCAGTGTACAATTGCTCATGCTTTGGAAAAGACGAAGTACCCTGATTCTGATGTTTACTGGAAAAAATTCGACGAGAAGTATCACTTTTCAAGCCAATTCACTGCTGATCTTATTGCAATGAATCACACAGATTTCATTATCACTAGCACTTTCCAGGAGATTGCTGGAAGGTAAGAGTGCACGTCTTTGCTAAAAATGATCTAGTACTTCGTCACCTTCTCCTCAATTTAATTGCTACTATTACATTTCCAGCAAGGAGACCGTGGGACAGTATGAAAGCCATAAGGCCTTCACAATGCCAGGGCTGTACAGAGTTGTACATGGCATTGATgtttttgacccaaaattcaacATTGTCTCTCCTGGAGCTGATACGAAGATCTACTTTCCGTATACAGAGAAGAACAAGAGACTGACAGAATATCATCCTGAAATTGAGGAGCTACTCTTTAGTGATGACCAAAATGAGGAACACCTGTAAAATCTTCTTCTGATCCTTTTTACcattttgcttttatttgttttgttacCTAACTAGTGGAAAAGTTCTaattgaggaaaaaaaatgtgtCGCAGATGTGTTCTGAAGGACAAGAACAAGCCCATTTTGTTCACCATGGCAAGATTGGATCGCGTGAAAAATCTGACAGGAATTGTAGAATGGTATGCTAAGAACACCCGGCTAAGGGAATTGGTGAACCTTGTTGTGGTTGGTGGGGACAGAAGGAAGGAATCCAAAGACTTGGAAGAGCAAGCTGAGATGAAGAAGATGTATGAGCTCATAGAAACCTACAATTTAAATGGCCAATTCAGATGGATTTCTTCTCAGATGAATAGGGTCAGGAACGGTGAACTCTACAGATACATTGCTGACACGAGAGGAGCATTTGTGCAGCCTGCATTCTATGAGGCTTTTGGTTTGACTGTTGTCGAGGCCATGACTAGCGGTTTGCCTACCTTCGCAACCATCAATGGTGGCCCTGCTGAGATCATTGTCAATGGGAAGTCTGGTTTCCACATTGATCCATATAAGGGTGAGCAGGTTGCAGAGGTGCTGGTCGACTTCTTTGAGAGGTGCAAAGAAGATGCTTCCTATTGGGAAACCATCTCATCAGGAGGCCTGAAACGTATACAAGAGAAGTAAGCAGCAGCCTACTCATTTGACTTTTAAGCTACGGAAATATTACTTCCTTAAAACATCAGTTCTGTTAAGTATACATATTCTGAACCTTTTAATTCTTCATCTGCAAAAGGTATACATGGCAAATTTACTCGGACCGTATTTTGACACTGGCTGGAGTTCATGGATTCTGGAAACATGTCTCCAAGCCTGATCGCCTTAAAATGCAGCGCTACCTTGAAATGTTTTATCTTCTCAACTACCGAAAGTTGGTGAGTTCACTTGCGCCTTTACTATTCCACACTTTCCAACGTTGTTTTATGCTCTCACCTTTGGCTCTTATTTTGTTCTTTGAATTGTTGTGTGTTTCAGGCTGAATCGGTTCCCTTGGCGGCCAACTGAATAGATGAAAGCAGATGAGGCTCTGGTTTCTCTTCCTTGCAGGAGGACTTCGACCCAATAAACTTAGCCCAGAAGCCAATAACTAAATTATAGATCCGATCTTAGGTCTATTTTTTCGTTTTCGTTTTAGTTTTCGTTTTCCTTTCCGGGTCTTTGTGTTGGAAACGAATAAAAGATTTTCAGATTCTAATTTGATCAAGTTCATATACTAGTCAAAATTTGATCATGTTATTCACGTCGCTgttcatttatttgctttatacCATTGTTGAGCTTCAACGAATGCGTTCGAAAGCAAACAAGAAAAGATATGGTGCGGAAATTTATTGAACATTCGCCGATATAATGAACTACTAATTGCATCGGAGTGAACAAGAACGATTGACAACCGTTAACCATTTTTGGATTTACTTACTACTAGCCGTCTCATCTTTTTGCTAATCATTGCAAGCCCAAGTACATCTTTTATCCCATctaataattgaaaaaaaagaaagaaaagtaaagagTACGTAATACATAAATTTCTTACGTCTGTTGCTCTCCCAACAAAGCAACTGACGGCCTAAATTTCGTTTAAAAGTGAATGAGCCTTAAAATTCTGAAGTGGAAGTTTCACTTTCCCTTGTGTTCCCCAAAAGGATCAATTCGCAAGCGAATAAATGCCACTTGTACCTTGTCCATTTTGTTTTTTAACGTTAAAGTCTTTGTCCAAGCTTAATCTTACGTACACACTTGCACGTGGATGCTATGATTAACATCGTAATTTATATACTACTCTGCCTCCTTTCCAGACGGACCAAAGATAGGGAAACACGATTTTTGTCTATTGATTATGAGATATTGTAGCTGATCAATCTGCTGTTATCGAAGAAGACATCTCTGCATCCTTAATCATTTAAATTCTTTctaaaatagtttttttttttcattttttaaggtACCATATTCCACAGTCAATAACGCTTTGATCCCTTAAACCTATAGGGTGATAAAAGCCCCCTCAAGTGAATTATGTTTGTACTTTTAATTTTGACCAACCCATATGCACATTTTTCTTCCCAAGTGTCTTCCTGTTTTCTCAATCATCAACTTTTCATTTATTGCATTTTCTTATTATATAttcatcaaaatatttttctactACATGATGTGATGTTGGACAGcgatttatttcaaaaaaaattaaacattaaatttTTGGCTAATTCAAAAAATTGACAATTGTGATTCTTATTagtgttatatatatatattaggtaAAATAAAATTCAGCAGTAGTCACCACAAGAGCAAGCGCACGATAATTGAATAGGATGGAGATGAGGATGAGGTAGGCCGTTCAACATGATAGCATACTTTATTATATTTGCGGAATATGATAGACCTATTATTACTCTATACTACAGAGAGGGGGTGATCCAAGGAGAGAATTCGAGAGAACTGAACTACCACCGATTCAAACGGATGAATTTTTAAACATTGCAGGAATTCCTTGACCTATACTCAAGTAGAACCTTAAGACTCTCTTGATGGTCAGCTACTTTAAGAATGGAATATTATAATGAACACATAAGAAGAAAATGCAACAATTTAAAAATTGAGAAACTACGAAACTTGGGGGTAATCTAGAAAGTTACAAACTTCATTAAAAGCAAAAGGAATTATATCATGGCCTTAAGCCCGACCCAAGGGCGTGCAAGGGGGAAAGCCCAAGTTACATCAACCCCAGGACTCCTTCTCTGACAGGGCAGCAGGTTGCATTCTCCAACTTTTGCATACGAACCCTCCATCCCAACTGTCTCAACTGGATTCTATAAGGGCCCCGTAGCACCGAAGTCGCGAACGGGATAGCCCAAAGTGCATGCTTTCCCCCTTAGCCCGGGTTGCATATGGGGTGATAAATGATACCAGCCCATAGGTTCAAGGGAGGTGTTGTTAGCCGTATATTCCACTAGTAATATTCGTTTCCCGTAGCATTATGTCCAACCTGCAATCCAAATTGCTCTTCTTTGGGTTAATCATTAATAAGTATATTTTCATTCATTGTTGCCAATTATGAAAACATGAAAGGCGGCACTATCGTGACTTTCAGAAAAGCTTTATATTGATTCATGGTCCAAATATCCCGAGGAAAAGGGGTCAAAAAAAGAGATAAACAAAAATGTAACTACCGTGGAAAGATACAATTCATAAGAAAGTCGAATGCTACTTATTCAATGTCCAAAGGCAGAGTTGTCCTTGTCCAAAGTTGATTCTGGAATACTTATTTATTTGTTGGTAGAAACACCGGAATACTTACACTTGCTACAATGTAACGGCGGTATTTTGTTTCGTTgttgttcttcttcttcaaaagaACAAATGGTATTCTGTTTATTTCCTTTCCGCATGAACAAAAGGCAAAATCTCTCTGCTGAGTACTGACCATTATGTAGCTGACAAGCTTCCAAGTTATTCGAGGGGAACGTTTCAACATATCAGCTGGAATAATCTTTCAaggatgacaaaaaaaaaattcaggacAACCTTAATAGCTTCTGGATATATAATAGTAGTTTTCTTCAAGCAGAGGTGCAGATTTGGAAGACATACTTTGATCCAACGTACATTTGCATGCAGAAAGTGAAATTTATAGCATGGAGTGTGACTGCAGGAGCTGGAGACTGCAGTGGACTTTGCATCATCGAAATGAGTATTCAGAATACATAAATTCCGCATACTTTGATCCAACGTACATTTGCATGCAGAAAGCGAAATTTTTAGTTTGAGCCGAATATAGCATTGTAAGTTCCAACCCTTCAACAATTTATTCACCAATTTACTCGCGCAGTCGGGCTGCCTCTTTACTTCCTCGCTCACTGCCACCATGCTAATAAtgctaatttttttattaaaaaaaaaaaaaaaattcctgtACTTAAAATGTACATGTCATTGTCGGCAATGCTTGCTAATgctaatttttttataaaaaaattattagcatGAGGACACAATTATCACAATCATTAACAGTACTTATCACAATTATTTTCATCGGGTAACTTGTCGGCAATGCTTGCCGTAAATAGATTTTGGCAGAAGGCAGGAAGGACACAAAGGCATACAGGATTGCGAGCATGGGAAATTCATGCATTAATCAGCTCCGTTTCTTGATTTTCCTGATTGCTAGTCTCGCCGGCGCGTACCAA encodes the following:
- the LOC113767828 gene encoding sucrose synthase-like yields the protein MAQSLRERIDAGRTEISLFLSRITSHGKGILKSNQLLAGLEGTCNKCECNKRDNEFKELLKSIQEALVLPPLIALAIRLRPGVWEYVGVNVDDFHVEEMTVKEYLHFKEELVGEDSGNPVLDLDFEPFTASVPKPTLTKSIGNGAEFLGKHISASLFHDKESMAPLLLEFLRSHHYRGKTMMLNDRIKNLNNLQDVLQEAVKHLTQLPPKSPYSEFESKFTEIGLERGWGDTAESVLEMISMFLDLFEAPDSSTLEKFLARVPTVFNVVILSPHGYFAQENVLGYPDTGGQVVYILDQVPAMEREMLKRIKEQGLDIKPRILIVTRLLPDAVGTTCGQRLEKVFGTEHSHILRVPFRTEKGVLRKWISRFEVWPYIETFTQDVAKEISAELGAAPDLIIGNYSEGNLVASLLAHQFGATQCTIAHALEKTKYPDSDVYWKKFDEKYHFSSQFTADLIAMNHTDFIITSTFQEIAGSKETVGQYESHKAFTMPGLYRVVHGIDVFDPKFNIVSPGADTKIYFPYTEKNKRLTEYHPEIEELLFSDDQNEEHLCVLKDKNKPILFTMARLDRVKNLTGIVEWYAKNTRLRELVNLVVVGGDRRKESKDLEEQAEMKKMYELIETYNLNGQFRWISSQMNRVRNGELYRYIADTRGAFVQPAFYEAFGLTVVEAMTSGLPTFATINGGPAEIIVNGKSGFHIDPYKGEQVAEVLVDFFERCKEDASYWETISSGGLKRIQEKYTWQIYSDRILTLAGVHGFWKHVSKPDRLKMQRYLEMFYLLNYRKLAESVPLAAN